In Mercurialis annua linkage group LG6, ddMerAnnu1.2, whole genome shotgun sequence, the following are encoded in one genomic region:
- the LOC126687827 gene encoding uncharacterized protein LOC126687827 produces MYAQLRLTDHEQSVITLEDVVDDEAEDKANMSLVGKLFTRKPYNLIHMKNALVSAWRLAKGFNLKDIGDNLFVCEFYSKSDRSRILREGPWHFDKQLILFEPLSGNMQPNNILMSTCPVWVRIYDLPMNCRGQAAITKIGAKVGRVLEWDDNGGGGWCRFGRVRVAIDVTKPLTRGSKIVNSLGEQCWISFKYERIHNFCYWCGMLDHMVADCELKPDEVDVSDWPYGPFLRATPRKRSMMGQRSYINENHKDMSGLDGTSPPSVIPEQMTPVRRVLNMTEVRREVADKVLPNLQQQNGCLNQGGVNASHILNTGEGASLDTDGFIDITVVQVQSSNHIASVSGSKTTVNGGGKKGGTTGKRATWNRNKSLRSEGTTCNEELQLVGATKRTRAMLQNTSDSDNLFSKKLRDGLSNQFENIEISAETAGQSRRMQ; encoded by the coding sequence ACGTCTAACTGATCATGAACAGTCGGTGATCACCCTTGAAGATGTAGTTGATGATGAAGCAGAAGACAAAGCCAATATGAGCCTTGTAGGGAAACTTTTCACAAGAAAACCCTATAATCTGATTCATATGAAGAATGCGTTGGTTAGTGCATGGCGGCTGGCGAAGGGTTTTAACCTTAAGGATATTGGAGATAACTTGTTTGTGTGTGAGTTTTACTCTAAATCGGATAGGAGTAGAATTTTACGGGAGGGTCCATGGCACTTTGATAAGCAATTGATTCTATTCGAACCATTGAGTGGAAATATGCAACCTAACAATATCTTGATGTCTACCTGCCCTGTGTGGGTTCGTATATACGACTTACCCATGAACTGTAGAGGACAAGCTGCTATAACGAAGATTGGTGCGAAGGTAGGAAGGGTATTGGAATGGGATGATAACGGCGGTGGAGGATGGTGTCGTTTTGGGAGGGTTCGAGTTGCTATTGATGTAACTAAACCCCTCACCAGAGGTTCTAAAATTGTCAACTCCCTTGGCGAACAATGCTGGATTTCATTCAAATACGAAAGAATCCATAATTTTTGTTATTGGTGTGGAATGCTCGATCATATGGTGGCAGATTGCGAACTCAAACCAGACGAGGTGGACGTTTCAGATTGGCCTTATGGTCCTTTTCTCCGAGCTACCCCCCGTAAGCGTAGTATGATGGGCCAGAGATCTTATATAAATGAGAACCATAAGGATATGAGTGGACTGGATGGAACATCGCCCCCTTCAGTGATACCTGAGCAGATGACGCCGGTGAGACGGGTCCTAAACATGACTGAAGTGCGGAGAGAAGTGGCTGACAAAGTATTACCAAATCTGCAGCAGCAGAATGGCTGTTTGAACCAGGGTGGTGTTAACGCAAGTCATATTCTAAACACAGGTGAAGGAGCAAGTTTAGATACTGATGGCTTTATTGACATAACAGTTGTTCAAGTCCAGAGTTCAAACCATATTGCTTCGGTCTCTGGATCAAAGACCACTGTGAATGGAGGAGGGAAAAAGGGTGGAACGACTGGAAAAAGGGCTACCTGGAACCGGAATAAGAGCCTGCGTAGTGAGGGAACAACATGTAATGAAGAGCTGCAACTTGTGGGTGCTACAAAAAGAACTCGGGCAATGTTACAGAATACATCAGATTCAGATAATCTTTTCTCTAAGAAACTGCGAGATGGGCTATCTAATCAATTCGAAAATATTGAGATATCGGCGGAGACTGCGGGACAGTCTCGTCGGATGCAATGA
- the LOC126687828 gene encoding uncharacterized protein LOC126687828, translated as MKILSWNLQGLGNPWTVRALKFVISNNSPDVFFLMETKLINSEFVGIRRMFTSFESFIVDSDGRGGGLALFWNKNLNFQVGSFSQNHIDFSIVDDAINFQWKGMGMYGWSETGNKFRTCELMRQFCSNENVPLLLFGDFNLFLFNSEKQGGPVRDQRELQLFRNAINECGVADLGFIGSAFTRSNRRAVANNVQVRLDRFLADSQWQDRYVTWQVSHLARYKSDHCPIVLSTKVDTIGKVAKPFRFEQMWMRHDSFDDTVSLALENGRFHNSDIMARFKGLGVNLKGWAFHNIGSVRYNIKQKTELLKSHQCQVGDEIDKAVAALQEEIDELLLKEDILWKQRSRADWLQAGDRNTKFFHQKASNRKKNNNIHRLRDDSGVWQYGEDIKGVVVNYFHELFSSGNPTDQERVTDCPDAFLSADQIHVLQQPFLAEEVQLALKKMGPSKAPGPDGLPVIVYKSYWQIVGDDVTQCVLRFLENGIMPDKLNHTFITLIPKVTVPESMKDMRPISLCNVIYKLISKVLANRLKRVLSSVVHESQSAFIPGRLITDNALVAFEMFHSMRKRLVGKPGTIALKLDMSKAYDRVEWSFLEGRGLRQGDPISPYLFLLCTEGFSALLRKGAAEGRLTGSSVCRGGPRINHLFFADDSILFARATMRECQSLKDAISLYEAASGQIVNFDKSELLFSAGVPERNRREIQHVLGVQSSISIFWWNGVDDKRKIAWVSWDNICKAKKFGGLGFRNLRAFNLAIVNVKSDNWIVSSHNMKPVAVSNISDDCTVSFFIDKNMACWDHDKVNQHFSPTDAKNILQIPVSKRLPPDKLFWPLTKNGIYSVRSGYYRAMDMLRRPQVPITTVCPRCNVADETILHCFKDCEVVRGLWLISPINLRVDRFSCNSAVEWLRMMFTSLKPEDLQIFVLSLWLVWVDRNNLVFGNNRAPPMQLFKGIQSMMFTNAGQNQSNDLSSNPPEKAWVPPPTHVLKVNSNAAVSVERKLSVASAVCRDSTGAVLRCGVSVLHGILNAEIAEAYAVRLGLKLSASLGYSKLICESDAALVVHRLKKGVDGEAIDNVQLIIDDCIMNCNGRDVCFRHIARSCNQVAHSLAKWGVFFGKDCTFDGIVPFPVCELVSSSS; from the exons ATGAAAATATTAAGTTGGAACCTCCAAGGATTAGGGAATCCTTGGACGGTGCGTGCTCTTAAATTCGTTATTTCGAATAATTCCCCGGATGTATTCTTTTTAATGGagacaaaattaattaatagtgAATTTGTTGGTATTCGTAGAATGTTTACTTCTTTTGAGTCTTTTATTGTTGATTCTGATGGTCGCGGAGGTGGTCTAGCCTTGTTCTGGAATAAGAACTTGAATTTTCAAGTTGGCAGCTTCTCTCAAAACCATATAGATTTCTCAATTGTGGATGATGCAATCAACTTTCAGTGGAAAGGCATGGGGATGTACGGATGGTCAGAGACGGGTAATAAGTTTCGAACTTGTGAGCTCATGAGACAGTTTTGTTCAAACGAGAATGTACCGTTACTCTTATTTGGTGACTTCAATCTGTTTCTTTTCAATTCTGAGAAACAAGGAGGTCCGGTTAGAGATCAGAGGGAGCTTCAGTTATTTCGGAATGCTATTAACGAATGTGGTGTTGCTGATTTGGGGTTCATTGGATCGGCATTTACGCGGTCGAATAGAAGAGCAGTTGCAAATAATGTGCAGGTTCGGCTTGATCGTTTTCTAGCTGACTCTCAGTGGCAAGATAGATATGTTACATGGCAAGTTTCTCACCTCGCTCGTTATAAATCTGATCACTGCCCTATCGTTCTATCTACTAAGGTGGATACAATTGGTAAAGTTGCAAAGCCATTCCGCTTTGAACAAATGTGGATGAGGCATGATAGTTTTGATGACACAGTTAGCTTGGCGTTGGAAAATGGGAGATTTCATAACTCTGATATAATGGCCAGATTTAAGGGGTTGGGGGTTAATTTGAAGGGTTGGGCTTTTCATAATATTGGGAGTGTCAGATACAATATTAAACAGAAAACGGAGCTGCTGAAATCTCACCAATGCCAGGTAGGGGACGAAATAGACAAGGCTGTTGCTGCTCTCCAGGAAGAAATCGATGAACTTCTTCTTAAAGAAGATATTTTATGGAAGCAACGGTCTCGAGCTGATTGGTTGCAAGCTGGGGATCGGAACACAAAATTTTTCCATCAAAAAGCGTCAAACCGCAAGAAAAACAACAACATTCATAGGCTACGAGATGACTCAGGTGTGTGGCAATATGGCGAAGATATTAAGGGAGTGGTTGTCAACTACTTTCATGAGTTGTTTTCTTCGGGTAATCCTACAGATCAGGAGAGAGTGACAGACTGCCCGGATGCTTTTCTTTCCGCTGATCAGATTCATGTGTTGCAACAGCCGTTTTTGGCAGAGGAAGTTCAGCTAGCTCTCAAGAAAATGGGCCCTTCGAAGGCTCCAGGGCCAGATGGTCTACCTGTAATTGTTTACAAATCATATTGGCAGATTGTTGGCGACGATGTGACTCAATGTGTTCTGAGGTTTTTAGAGAATGGAATTATGCCCGACAAGTTGAATCATACGTTTATAACATTGATCCCCAAAGTGACAGTGCCTGAATCTATGAAAGATATGAGACCGATTAGCCTATGTAACGTCATATACAAGCTAATCTCTAAAGTGCTAGCTAATAGACTGAAGCGGGTTTTATCGTCAGTTGTTCATGAGTCCCAAAGTGCTTTCATCCCAGGTCGGTTGATTACTGATAATGCGTTGGTAGCGTTCGAAATGTTCCATTCCATGAGGAAAAGATTAGTTGGAAAGCCGGGAACAATTGCGCTCAAACTCGACATGAGTAAAGCGTACGACCGAGTAGAGTGGAGTTTTTTAGAAGGG CGTGGACTTCGTCAGGGGGACCCAATTTCACCATACTTGTTTCTGCTGTGTACGGAAGGGTTTTCAGCGTTGCTTAGGAAAGGTGCTGCAGAGGGTCGGTTAACGGGTAGTAGTGTTTGCCGAGGAGGGCCGCGAATTAATCATCTTTTCTTTGCTGATGATAGCATCCTATTTGCCCGTGCGACGATGCGTGAATGTCAGTCCCTTAAAGATGCAATCAGCTTATATGAAGCTGCGTCCGGTCAGATTGTCAATTTTGACAAGTCTGAACTGCTTTTCAGTGCAGGTGTGCCGGAAAGGAACCGAAGGGAAATTCAGCATGTTTTAGGTGTGCAG AGTTCTATTTCGATATTTTGGTGGAACGGGGTTGATGATAAGCGGAAGATTGCTTGGGTTAGCTGGGACAATATTTGCAAGGCAAAGAAATTTGGTGGGTTGGGATTTAGAAATCTTCGAGCATTTAACTTGGCCAT TGTGAACGTCAAGAGCGATAACTGGATCGTTTCTTCTCATAATATGAAACCTGTGGCTGTTTCTAATATTTCAGATGATTGCACTGTGAGTTTTttcattgataaaaatatgGCTTGTTGGGATCATGATAAGGTTAATCAACATTTCTCCCCTACTGATGCGAAAAATATTCTTCAAATCCCGGTTAGTAAGCGCTTACCTCCGGATAAGCTTTTCTGGCCGCTCACTAAGAATGGCATATATTCAGTGAGATCCGGGTATTATAGGGCTATGGACATGCTTCGGAGACCACAG GTGCCGATCACGACCGTTTGTCCCAGGTGTAATGTTGCGGATGAGACCATTCTCCATTGTTTCAAAGACTGTGAGGTGGTTCGTGGGTTATGGCTTATCTCCCCAATTAATCTGCGTGTAGACAGATTTAGTTGTAATTCTGCTGTTGAGTGGCTGAGAATGATGTTCACTTCGCTGAAGCCGGAGGATTTGCAGATCTTTGTGTTGAGTCTATGGCTTGTGTGGGTTGATAGAAACAATTTGGTGTTTGGTAATAATCGGGCTCCACCCATGCAGCTGTTTAAGGGTATCCAGAGTATGATGTTCACCAATGCAGGTCAGAATCAAAGCAATGATTTGAGTTCTAACCCGCCGGAGAAAGCCTGGGTCCCTCCTCCTACTCATGTTCTTAAGGTGAATTCAAATGCAGCTGTTTCAGTAGAGCGAAAGCTTTCGGTGGCCAGCGCGGTGTGTAGAGATTCGACGGGAGCAGTGTTGAGATGTGGTGTTTCAGTTTTGCATGGTATTCTGAATGCAGAAATTGCTGAAGCTTATGCAGTTAGGCTTGGCCTCAAGTTGTCTGCATCTCTTGGCTATTCCAAGCTGATTTGTGAATCGGATGCAGCGTTGGTCGTCCACAGGCTGAAGAAAGGAGTTGATGGCGAAGCGATAGACAATGTGCAGCTCATTATTGATGACTGCATTATGAACTGCAATGGTAGAGATGTTTGCTTTAGACATATTGCTAGATCTTGTAACCAAGTGGCTCACTCTCTTGCGAAATGGGGAGTCTTCTTTGGTAAAGATTGTACTTTCGACGGAATCGTTCCTTTTCCGGTTTGTGAACTTGTTTCCTCTAGTTCATAG
- the LOC126685852 gene encoding NAC domain-containing protein 91-like, giving the protein MAGDLSFITIIPRRLIHFSLTKTQHYGTFKLGPHLQISHSFISIILCHAFLAQTTTLTLFSFSLPINKITRTNPRMKSIFSSDANTRKKTVGYRFHPTDSELVGHFLNRKISGTGTGTDNDMPISEVKICDFEPWDLPDLSQVKSDDRVWYFFSSRDLKYLNSGRSNRTTKRGHWKVTGKHRNVKAFGSKKIIGTKTTLVFYTKKEGYPKGVKTEWIMHEYESIPKGNFVVCKLKTKLKGKMVGKCKPNELASAPVLASESVITANSSCENATTSTLQNEEGFCEMGSYFESQISDKRIDVLISAEGDWSPLSETPLMTDMRPISVATSLEINATESSSLEDPPNFFDDWITDGSIDSEYSHL; this is encoded by the exons ATGGCAGGTGACTTGAGCTTTATCACCATTATTCCCAGGCGGCTTATTCATTTTTCTCTGACCAAAACCCAACACTACGGAACCTTCAAACTGGGACCCCACCTGCAAATTTCCCATTCATTCATTTCAATTATACTCTGCCATGCTTTCTTAGCACAAACAACAACTCTCACTCTGTTCTCCTTCTCTTTGCCGATTAACAAAATCACTCGAACAAACCCAAGAATGAAATCGATTTTCTCATCCG ATGCCAATACACGAAAGAAAACAGTCGGATATCGTTTTCATCCAACAGACTCTGAACTAGTCGGCCATTTCTTGAATCGGAAGATTTCCGGTACGGGTACCGGTACTGACAACGATATGCCAATTTCCGAGGTTAAAATCTGCGACTTCGAACCATGGGACCTTCCTG ATCTTTCCCAGGTTAAATCAGATGATCGAGTGTGGTATTTCTTTTCGAGCCGTGATTTGAAGTATTTGAACAGTGGGCGTTCTAATAGGACGACTAAGCGGGGGCATTGGAAAGTCACCGGTAAGCATCGCAATGTGAAGGCTTTTGGGTCGAAGAAGATTATTGGGACGAAGACGACTTTGGTTTTCTACACGAAGAAAGAAGGATATCCTAAAGGAGTCAAGACGGAGTGGATCATGCATGAGTACGAGTCCATTCCCAAG GGGAACTTTGTTGTCTGTAAATTgaagacaaaattgaaaggaaaGATGGTTGGAAAATGTAAACCAAATGAACTGGCCTCAGCTCCAGTTTTGGCTTCTGAGAGTGTGATTACTGCAAACTCATCTTGTGAGAATGCCACAACATCAACTTTGCAAAATGAAGAAGGCTTTTGCGAAATGGGGTCTTATTTTGAAAGTCAAATTTCGGACAAGAGAATTGATGTATTAATCTCTGCGGAAGGCGACTGGAGTCCCCTCTCCGAAACACCTCTGATGACAGATATGCGACCAATCTCTGTGGCTACCAGTTTAGAAATTAATGCAACAGAGTCTTCGTCCTTGGAG GATCCACCAAACTTCTTCGATGACTGGATAACCGATGGCAGCATTGACTCGGAATATTCTCATCTATGA